In a single window of the Acinetobacter tibetensis genome:
- the hemP gene encoding hemin uptake protein HemP yields the protein MNAPFSLFTRHTESAHALPMLHSNNLFALGREIRIMHAGEEYRLRLTRNNRLILTK from the coding sequence ATGAACGCACCTTTTAGCTTATTTACACGTCACACTGAATCTGCACATGCACTACCAATGCTACATTCCAACAACCTTTTTGCCCTTGGACGTGAAATTCGCATCATGCATGCAGGTGAAGAATATCGTCTACGTTTAACTCGGAATAATCGTCTTATTCTCACGAAATAA
- a CDS encoding thiamine phosphate synthase, with the protein MSKPNIHVAIALLLHQNKVLVGWRSAEQHQGNKHEFPGGKVEANETPLDACRREVFEEVGVGLNDWHAFDVICHEYDDVVVNLHLFHAMVPEALLNEIQQPWTWYSRTELLSLNFPKANFSILQRLYWPNQIKISEHLTDLEQLKPQQLLYWRVEHTAADLEDLEQLSEQQAEHLIVNLHAWQQLTLPMQRKVAAIHLKQHQLMAFKRGELPVGFRFIAACHDVVAMQHAQNIGCDAIILSPVLATATHPDVEPLGWQQFQEYAQQVDIPVFALGGMHAELLQQAQSHHAYGIAGIRYL; encoded by the coding sequence ATGTCCAAGCCGAATATTCATGTCGCAATTGCCTTATTACTGCATCAAAATAAAGTCTTGGTTGGATGGCGCAGTGCTGAACAACATCAAGGAAATAAGCATGAATTTCCTGGAGGGAAAGTCGAAGCGAATGAAACGCCATTAGACGCTTGTCGCCGTGAAGTCTTTGAGGAAGTTGGGGTTGGACTGAATGACTGGCATGCATTTGATGTGATTTGCCATGAATATGATGATGTGGTGGTGAATTTGCATTTATTTCATGCCATGGTGCCCGAAGCATTATTAAATGAAATCCAACAGCCATGGACATGGTATAGCCGTACAGAATTGCTGAGTTTAAATTTTCCGAAAGCCAATTTTAGTATTTTGCAGCGATTATACTGGCCAAACCAAATTAAAATTTCTGAACATTTGACTGATTTGGAACAACTTAAACCACAGCAATTATTGTATTGGCGTGTTGAACATACAGCAGCAGATTTGGAAGATTTAGAACAATTATCTGAACAACAAGCCGAACATTTAATTGTCAATCTGCACGCATGGCAACAATTGACGCTGCCAATGCAGAGAAAAGTAGCTGCAATTCATCTTAAACAACATCAGTTGATGGCATTTAAGCGTGGAGAATTACCTGTCGGTTTCCGTTTTATTGCGGCATGTCATGATGTTGTGGCCATGCAACATGCACAAAATATTGGTTGTGATGCCATCATTTTGAGTCCAGTTTTGGCAACAGCGACCCATCCTGATGTAGAACCATTAGGATGGCAACAGTTTCAAGAATATGCTCAGCAAGTGGATATTCCCGTGTTTGCTTTAGGGGGGATGCATGCTGAACTGTTACAACAAGCACAGTCACATCATGCTTACGGTATTGCAGGGATTCGATATCTTTAA
- the mrcB gene encoding penicillin-binding protein 1B, with the protein MKFERGIGLFALIFSILVIGIFLAFSFYLIRLDNIVREKFEGKRWDIPAKVFARPLEIYTNAPISQKDFDQELKLLGYKNADSYAKSGNYVSTGDTLYVHTRGFDFGDSIEPEQVLKVSFANDQISEVSATKPSSTGIARLEPLLIGGIYPQHNEDRVLIKLSNVPKPLIEALIATEDRNFYKHHGISVRGTARALVSNVTGGKRQGGSTLTQQLVKNFYLSPERTLKRKVNEALMALLVELHYNKDEILEAYLNEVNLGQNGNYSINGYGLASQFYFGLPLRELNISQQAYLVGLVQGPSLFNPWRNPEGAKKRRDIVLNNMLVMGYLSQEQYEREIARPLNVLAKPTLGPARFPDFLDIVRRQLRTEYQESDLTNQGLKIFTTLDPIAQTNIQTAFKNSVARLSNNNPKRLKDLQGAVLVSHPENGELVAAVGSTQDFTGFNRALDAKRQVGSLLKPVIYLNAIESGRYNWASPIEDSYISIPSEGKSWTPKNYSGGEHGVVPMVQALSNSYNLSAVRLGQEFGIASFTNHLKKFGVTSNIPTYPSIFLGAVDMSPMEVMSIYGNFATGGFKYPIKSIRSVVDSNGRVLERYSLTVQQTIDPAAAYIVNYGLQQVMNSGTGRSAYSSLPSSLKLAGKSGTTNDTRDSWFAGYSGNYLSVVWLGLDDNKVTGLTGSSGALPVWTNVMSQLRQKPVNLRQTDDVQWQWIDSGSGNLSAQGCEGALYIPLLRSAVPRRATACGFPHYQVEPVYTPDTEMNQNQPAQPDSMDNYIRESESDMQNDLDQNSGRVISSGTYAN; encoded by the coding sequence ATGAAGTTTGAACGTGGCATAGGATTATTCGCACTTATTTTCTCCATATTGGTCATTGGTATTTTTCTAGCATTTAGTTTTTACCTGATTCGTCTAGATAATATTGTGAGAGAAAAGTTTGAAGGTAAGCGTTGGGATATTCCTGCGAAGGTTTTTGCTCGTCCGCTAGAAATTTACACCAATGCCCCTATTAGCCAAAAAGATTTCGATCAAGAATTGAAACTATTGGGCTATAAAAATGCGGATAGTTATGCCAAATCGGGCAATTATGTCAGCACTGGGGATACTTTATATGTGCACACCCGCGGCTTTGACTTCGGTGATAGCATTGAACCTGAACAAGTCTTAAAAGTCAGCTTTGCAAATGACCAGATTAGTGAAGTGAGTGCAACCAAACCATCTTCTACAGGGATTGCGCGTTTAGAGCCTTTATTAATTGGCGGTATTTATCCACAGCACAATGAAGATCGCGTCCTGATTAAATTATCCAATGTGCCAAAACCTTTAATTGAAGCCTTAATTGCGACTGAAGACCGTAACTTCTATAAGCATCATGGTATTTCTGTTCGAGGGACTGCACGTGCTTTGGTCAGTAATGTGACTGGAGGAAAACGCCAAGGTGGTTCGACGCTCACACAACAGTTGGTTAAAAACTTTTATTTAAGCCCAGAACGTACCTTAAAGCGTAAAGTCAACGAAGCCTTAATGGCGCTCTTGGTTGAACTACATTACAACAAAGATGAAATCCTTGAGGCATATTTAAATGAAGTGAATTTGGGACAAAATGGTAACTATTCTATTAATGGTTATGGTTTGGCATCACAGTTCTATTTCGGTTTACCCTTACGTGAACTCAATATCTCGCAACAAGCCTATTTGGTTGGTTTAGTCCAAGGTCCTTCTTTATTCAATCCTTGGCGTAACCCTGAAGGTGCTAAAAAGCGTCGGGATATCGTGTTAAATAATATGTTGGTGATGGGATATTTATCACAAGAACAATATGAACGTGAAATTGCTCGCCCATTAAATGTTTTAGCAAAACCAACGTTAGGACCTGCCCGCTTCCCAGATTTTCTAGATATTGTGCGTCGTCAATTACGGACTGAATATCAAGAGTCTGATTTAACCAACCAAGGTTTAAAAATCTTCACTACACTTGATCCGATTGCACAAACCAATATCCAAACTGCATTTAAGAATTCTGTTGCACGTTTAAGCAATAATAATCCAAAACGCTTAAAAGACTTACAAGGTGCAGTATTAGTTTCTCATCCTGAAAATGGTGAACTGGTTGCTGCGGTAGGTTCAACCCAAGATTTTACTGGTTTTAACCGCGCACTTGATGCAAAACGCCAAGTCGGTTCATTACTCAAACCTGTGATTTATCTCAATGCAATTGAGTCTGGACGTTACAACTGGGCCAGTCCAATTGAAGATAGCTACATTAGCATTCCAAGTGAAGGTAAATCATGGACACCTAAAAACTATAGTGGTGGTGAACATGGTGTAGTCCCAATGGTACAAGCCTTGTCCAATTCTTATAACTTATCTGCAGTTCGTCTTGGACAAGAATTTGGGATTGCGAGCTTTACTAATCATTTGAAAAAATTTGGTGTGACTTCTAACATTCCAACCTACCCTTCTATCTTTTTGGGTGCGGTAGATATGTCTCCGATGGAAGTCATGAGCATCTATGGAAACTTTGCTACAGGCGGTTTCAAATACCCGATTAAATCAATCCGCTCAGTGGTCGATTCTAATGGTCGTGTTTTAGAGCGTTATAGTTTAACTGTGCAACAAACCATAGATCCTGCGGCAGCCTATATTGTGAATTATGGCCTACAACAGGTGATGAATTCAGGTACAGGTCGTTCTGCTTACAGCAGCTTGCCAAGCTCATTAAAGCTTGCTGGTAAATCTGGCACCACCAATGATACCCGTGACTCATGGTTTGCAGGCTATTCAGGCAATTATCTCAGTGTGGTTTGGCTTGGTTTAGATGACAATAAAGTCACAGGACTGACTGGTTCTTCAGGTGCTTTACCTGTTTGGACCAATGTCATGAGTCAATTACGTCAAAAACCAGTCAATTTACGTCAAACCGACGATGTGCAATGGCAATGGATCGATAGTGGCTCAGGCAACTTATCGGCTCAGGGTTGTGAAGGTGCATTGTATATACCGTTATTAAGGAGTGCTGTACCACGTCGTGCTACAGCATGCGGCTTTCCTCATTACCAAGTGGAACCAGTTTACACACCTGATACGGAAATGAACCAGAACCAACCAGCACAACCCGATAGTATGGACAACTATATCCGCGAGAGTGAAAGTGACATGCAAAATGACTTGGATCAAAATTCAGGTCGTGTCATTTCGAGCGGAACTTATGCCAACTAA
- a CDS encoding sensor histidine kinase, with amino-acid sequence MAAQHISLQKRLVKTSVLSSVAAGVVAFALLVSISMYQSMSMQDEIMDEIADALLLVQPNQNEGPHIAQLSDEFDLQYQLIHQQTVVLQSDSFELASMVNFSNMQHEHFDYVWFQHALWRSYQSFDRDTQMQVVIYQPMQVRFENVLSSFAVYAVLLMVLWLLQWLFAHFAIARQFKVMQMLSKKIADKSAQDLTPITQNAPIIDELQPIILQLNQLLQRLDQSLQAEQRFTADASHELRSPLSAIQLRLQVLQRKYQDQPQFMQELQQIQQDVSRGTQVLENLLLLARLDPTETADFPLSSLNLSQLVMDVWNSLEIFRQQKQIQVVSNLEPCWIEVNPELMTVCLRNLLDNAIRYSQPHKCVYIQVMVKQQQVCLCIENEGEGVDSDTISRLGERFYRALGSKTTGSGLGLSICKKIVQLHHASIDFSVSSYGGLKVELYFRKFETPEI; translated from the coding sequence ATGGCTGCCCAACATATTTCGCTGCAAAAGAGACTGGTAAAGACCTCTGTGCTGAGTTCAGTCGCAGCAGGTGTAGTCGCTTTTGCTTTGTTGGTGAGTATCTCAATGTATCAAAGCATGAGTATGCAAGACGAAATTATGGATGAAATTGCCGATGCTTTGCTTCTTGTTCAGCCCAATCAAAATGAAGGACCGCATATCGCACAGTTGAGTGATGAATTTGATCTGCAATATCAGTTGATCCATCAGCAAACGGTCGTGCTTCAATCGGATTCATTTGAATTGGCATCTATGGTGAATTTTTCAAATATGCAGCATGAGCATTTTGATTACGTTTGGTTTCAACATGCGCTGTGGCGAAGCTACCAATCCTTTGATCGGGATACCCAGATGCAGGTGGTGATTTATCAACCCATGCAAGTTCGTTTTGAAAATGTCTTGAGTAGTTTTGCTGTATATGCGGTTTTGTTAATGGTCTTGTGGTTGTTGCAATGGTTGTTTGCACATTTCGCGATTGCACGTCAGTTTAAAGTCATGCAAATGTTATCTAAAAAAATAGCGGATAAAAGTGCGCAGGACTTAACGCCAATTACGCAGAATGCCCCCATCATTGATGAGCTTCAGCCGATTATTTTGCAATTGAATCAGTTATTACAACGTTTAGATCAATCATTACAAGCAGAGCAGCGCTTTACCGCAGATGCTTCGCATGAATTACGTTCACCGCTTTCTGCAATTCAGTTACGCTTACAAGTACTCCAACGAAAATATCAAGATCAGCCTCAATTTATGCAGGAATTACAACAAATTCAGCAAGATGTCAGTCGTGGTACCCAAGTCCTAGAAAACCTCTTGCTTCTCGCGCGTTTAGATCCGACAGAAACGGCAGATTTTCCGCTATCATCGCTTAATTTAAGCCAACTGGTGATGGACGTCTGGAACAGTTTGGAAATATTTAGGCAGCAGAAGCAGATCCAAGTGGTGTCTAATTTGGAGCCCTGTTGGATTGAGGTAAATCCTGAGTTAATGACGGTTTGCTTACGTAATCTTTTGGATAATGCCATACGTTATAGCCAACCCCATAAATGTGTTTATATTCAAGTCATGGTCAAGCAACAACAGGTGTGTCTCTGTATTGAAAATGAAGGTGAAGGCGTGGACAGCGATACGATCTCGCGTCTAGGTGAGCGTTTTTATCGGGCTTTGGGCAGTAAAACGACAGGTTCGGGGCTAGGACTCTCGATCTGTAAAAAAATTGTGCAACTGCATCATGCGAGCATAGATTTTTCGGTCTCATCTTATGGCGGTTTAAAAGTAGAGTTGTATTTTAGAAAATTTGAAACACCTGAAATTTGA
- a CDS encoding NirD/YgiW/YdeI family stress tolerance protein, whose translation MNVISKIAVSAALVVTVSSFALANPAVVNQQAIAPTQITVKQALTLKDDTPVKLKGYVIKALGDEKYQFQDQTGSITVDIDDELWRGQPVSAKTPVTLTGEVDIDYLPTKRVEIDVDTLTF comes from the coding sequence ATGAATGTAATTTCTAAAATAGCAGTAAGTGCAGCTTTGGTAGTTACAGTGAGTAGTTTTGCGCTTGCCAATCCAGCAGTAGTGAATCAGCAGGCGATTGCTCCAACACAAATTACCGTCAAGCAGGCATTAACATTAAAAGATGACACGCCCGTAAAACTGAAAGGCTATGTTATCAAGGCTTTGGGTGATGAGAAATATCAGTTCCAAGACCAGACGGGCAGTATTACGGTCGATATTGATGATGAATTATGGCGTGGTCAGCCCGTATCGGCAAAAACACCAGTTACACTAACAGGTGAAGTGGATATTGATTATCTCCCAACCAAACGTGTTGAAATTGATGTTGATACTTTAACTTTTTAA
- a CDS encoding GspE/PulE family protein, producing the protein MNFNFEIDTTWCLEQLFKDGRIDEREKILVQTTHRQREQLKWHPLQWIANFNLRDQLHPQATLSLNRLMQWLADKSNLPLYVIDPLKADVGALTNVMSQEFAVRNRILAVEVKADEILIATDQPYKTEWVGNLERSLLPKKIRRVLLSPDQLQRYLVEYYQVSRAVSNSQKSGTHDRENKGVEALLQLGDTQNPDANDQHIVKLVDWILQFAFEQSASDIHMEPRKDTGKVRFRIDGVLHTIYNMPANTLTAVISRIKILGRMNVAEKRKPQDGRLKTRTPKGQETELRLSTLPTAFGEKLVMRIFDPEVLVRSFEQLGFEGGLLSDWQSLTSHSHGIILVTGPTGSGKTTTLYSSMKKLATDQVNVCTIEDPIEMLEPSFNQMQVNTAIELGFADGVRALMRQDPDIIMVGEIRDHDTANMAIQAALTGHLVLSTLHTNDAPSSLTRLHDLGVQPFLTAATILGVLAQRLVRQLCPHCKKESHINENEWEHLTFDYIMEMPEKVYSAVGCEACRHTGYKGRVGIYEFMPLSLTTKQLIGANANLNELRQQAKKEGIEPLRIAGARKVIAGMTTLEEVLRVVPLN; encoded by the coding sequence ATGAATTTTAATTTTGAAATTGATACGACTTGGTGTTTAGAGCAATTATTTAAAGATGGCCGCATTGATGAGCGTGAAAAAATATTAGTACAAACTACACACCGTCAGCGTGAGCAACTTAAATGGCATCCTTTACAATGGATTGCAAATTTTAATTTAAGAGATCAGCTTCACCCTCAAGCGACTTTATCCTTGAATCGTTTAATGCAATGGTTGGCAGATAAGTCTAATCTCCCTTTATATGTGATTGATCCACTCAAAGCAGATGTGGGTGCGCTGACCAATGTAATGTCGCAAGAGTTTGCTGTTCGTAACAGAATTCTTGCAGTAGAAGTGAAAGCGGATGAAATTTTAATTGCGACGGATCAGCCGTATAAAACGGAATGGGTTGGTAATCTAGAGCGCAGTTTATTGCCTAAAAAGATTCGACGGGTGTTGCTCAGTCCAGATCAGTTACAGCGTTATTTGGTTGAATATTATCAAGTGAGTCGTGCGGTATCGAACTCGCAGAAGTCTGGTACTCATGATCGTGAAAATAAGGGTGTGGAAGCTTTATTACAATTAGGCGACACGCAAAATCCAGATGCGAATGATCAGCATATTGTGAAATTGGTCGATTGGATTTTGCAGTTTGCATTTGAACAAAGTGCCAGTGATATTCACATGGAACCGCGTAAAGATACGGGTAAAGTCCGTTTTCGTATTGATGGAGTGTTACATACCATTTACAACATGCCTGCCAATACCCTGACGGCGGTGATTTCTCGAATTAAGATTTTGGGTCGAATGAATGTCGCGGAAAAGCGTAAACCACAAGATGGACGTTTAAAAACCCGTACACCTAAAGGACAAGAAACTGAATTACGTTTATCCACTTTACCTACAGCGTTTGGTGAAAAGTTGGTGATGCGTATTTTTGATCCTGAAGTTTTGGTGCGTAGTTTTGAGCAATTAGGTTTTGAAGGCGGCTTGTTAAGCGATTGGCAAAGTTTAACCTCACATAGTCATGGCATTATTTTGGTGACAGGACCAACAGGTTCGGGCAAAACCACGACTTTATATTCTTCCATGAAGAAGTTAGCAACGGATCAAGTGAATGTATGTACCATTGAAGATCCGATTGAAATGCTGGAACCGAGTTTTAACCAAATGCAGGTGAACACTGCCATTGAGCTGGGTTTTGCTGATGGCGTGCGCGCACTCATGCGTCAAGACCCCGATATTATTATGGTGGGGGAAATCCGTGACCACGATACAGCCAATATGGCAATTCAGGCGGCATTAACGGGTCACTTGGTGCTTTCAACACTACATACCAATGATGCGCCATCGAGCTTGACCCGTTTACATGATTTAGGTGTGCAACCGTTTTTGACTGCTGCAACAATTCTTGGTGTGTTAGCACAGCGCTTGGTACGTCAACTTTGTCCACATTGTAAAAAAGAAAGTCATATCAATGAAAATGAATGGGAACATTTAACGTTTGATTACATTATGGAAATGCCCGAAAAAGTTTATAGCGCTGTCGGTTGTGAAGCATGTCGTCATACAGGATATAAAGGTCGTGTCGGTATTTACGAATTTATGCCGCTTAGTTTAACCACCAAGCAATTGATTGGTGCAAATGCAAATTTAAATGAGTTGCGTCAACAGGCGAAAAAAGAAGGCATTGAACCTTTACGTATTGCGGGTGCACGTAAAGTGATTGCGGGCATGACCACTTTAGAAGAAGTGTTAAGAGTCGTGCCATTGAATTAG
- a CDS encoding tetratricopeptide repeat protein: MLRSILLSAAVVALVGCQSLPKPESAKPAVTTEKPKAAQPKSSGVVITPYDQPEIKRQKVQVVVPEQKSQQKFEDGRSLPAFKQLMQQTQQAYKQGRWNDAEAAALRAQRLAPQSAETFLFLALVANQKNQPANAEALARRGLSYAQTQAMKKQLWGAVAKAGQKQNNSKTVQQAQQALKTL; the protein is encoded by the coding sequence ATGCTGAGATCCATTCTCCTTTCTGCTGCTGTTGTGGCTTTAGTAGGCTGCCAAAGCCTACCAAAGCCAGAAAGTGCTAAACCTGCTGTTACCACCGAAAAGCCCAAAGCTGCTCAACCAAAATCTTCTGGTGTGGTCATTACACCGTATGATCAACCCGAGATTAAACGGCAAAAAGTGCAAGTCGTGGTGCCTGAACAAAAATCTCAGCAGAAATTTGAAGATGGACGCTCACTTCCAGCCTTTAAACAATTAATGCAACAAACACAGCAAGCTTATAAACAAGGGCGTTGGAATGATGCTGAAGCGGCTGCCTTACGTGCACAACGTCTAGCACCGCAGTCAGCGGAAACTTTCTTGTTTCTGGCTTTAGTTGCCAATCAAAAAAATCAGCCTGCCAACGCAGAAGCTTTAGCTCGTCGTGGTTTAAGCTATGCGCAAACCCAAGCCATGAAAAAGCAACTTTGGGGAGCCGTAGCCAAAGCGGGGCAAAAGCAAAATAACAGTAAAACCGTACAGCAAGCACAACAGGCATTAAAGACACTTTAA
- a CDS encoding sensor domain-containing diguanylate cyclase → MNDIGFKSFHDAGQAVLNFLYQRFGFGLWMITRVEGDDWIILQTEDHAYDIHAGQVFNWADSFCSQMVLSNGPKIAPLSDDIPAYHQAPIAQQLKIKAYIGQPLTKEDGSLFGTLCAIDPEPKSESLKEEQNLIELLGDLLSQILQTELREIEQTRKNERLQAEALRDPLTGLYNRRAWDQFILAEEERCQLYGHPATVFMLDLNDLKFINDMHGHAAGDELIRQTAVVLTESCRNTDIIARLGGDEFAILTVENDLESSQAHQKRILQNLQAKQISAAIGFAQRDPSDGILTACLQADKNMYQDKLKRNYGLNGL, encoded by the coding sequence ATGAACGACATTGGTTTTAAAAGCTTTCATGATGCAGGACAGGCTGTTCTTAATTTTTTATATCAACGCTTTGGTTTTGGTCTTTGGATGATTACCCGTGTTGAAGGTGACGACTGGATTATCTTACAAACAGAAGATCATGCTTATGATATACATGCAGGGCAAGTCTTTAATTGGGCCGATTCATTTTGTTCTCAGATGGTCTTGAGCAATGGTCCTAAAATTGCCCCGCTATCCGATGATATCCCCGCTTATCACCAAGCACCCATTGCACAGCAACTCAAAATTAAAGCCTATATCGGTCAACCCCTAACCAAAGAAGATGGCAGCCTATTTGGAACTTTATGCGCGATTGATCCAGAACCAAAATCTGAGAGCCTTAAAGAAGAACAAAATTTAATTGAGTTACTGGGAGATTTACTCAGTCAAATCTTACAAACTGAACTGAGAGAAATTGAGCAGACGCGTAAAAATGAACGTTTACAAGCCGAAGCACTCCGTGATCCACTCACAGGTCTGTATAACCGTCGGGCTTGGGATCAGTTTATCCTTGCTGAAGAAGAACGCTGCCAACTCTATGGACATCCCGCCACAGTATTTATGTTAGATTTAAACGATCTCAAATTCATAAATGATATGCACGGACATGCGGCTGGTGATGAACTCATTCGTCAAACAGCGGTCGTTTTAACTGAAAGTTGCCGTAATACCGATATCATTGCACGTCTGGGTGGAGATGAATTTGCAATATTAACCGTAGAAAATGACTTAGAATCTTCCCAAGCTCACCAAAAACGAATCCTTCAAAACCTACAGGCAAAACAAATTAGTGCAGCAATTGGCTTCGCGCAACGTGACCCAAGTGATGGCATTCTTACTGCCTGCTTACAAGCCGACAAAAACATGTACCAAGATAAACTCAAGCGCAACTACGGCCTAAATGGACTCTAA
- a CDS encoding MgtC/SapB family protein, giving the protein MSNLLFNLALEQASFQELLTMMAVALGCGLVIGLERERSKQRENPNSFAGVRSFAICALMGALCFSLGPIIGIVGAMIIGAITVFSLRNQIDDPGVTTELAFVMTYFIGALCIWHAPFAAGLSVILTIILMLKHPIHGFASQWITEREFRDGLFLLALILVALPLTPNTPLWGPVLNPHIILKLLALILAVQALAHIAKRLLSAQNALILSALASGFVSSTATIASLGMEVRAGRAEAVPNAGAALLSCVATLLQLLLIVAGINLSWFKLIILPAFVAMSILILWGLWLMRKTKPTTPTEHPDGRMFSLKEAAIIAATLTIIQAVVYGLSLLLGDAGLIIGTLLASLFEIHAAMAAIVVQGDPSNHTLVYALILGMVAHAIAKSINASLTGGRKYALAFAPAQILHMLVFILILWWMIS; this is encoded by the coding sequence ATGTCTAATCTCCTCTTCAATCTGGCCTTAGAACAGGCATCCTTTCAAGAACTGTTAACAATGATGGCAGTTGCTTTGGGCTGCGGCTTAGTTATTGGATTAGAGCGAGAAAGAAGCAAACAACGTGAAAACCCAAACAGTTTTGCAGGTGTACGTTCTTTTGCCATCTGTGCCTTGATGGGCGCACTGTGTTTTTCCTTGGGCCCGATCATTGGTATTGTGGGTGCCATGATTATTGGGGCAATAACGGTATTTTCACTTCGCAACCAAATAGATGACCCAGGTGTAACAACTGAATTAGCCTTTGTGATGACTTATTTTATCGGGGCACTTTGTATATGGCATGCACCTTTCGCAGCAGGATTATCGGTCATACTCACCATCATTTTAATGCTAAAACACCCAATTCATGGCTTTGCTAGTCAATGGATAACAGAGCGCGAATTTCGAGATGGTCTATTCTTACTGGCTCTGATTTTGGTTGCATTGCCGCTAACGCCCAACACGCCACTTTGGGGTCCAGTATTAAACCCTCACATTATTCTTAAACTACTGGCTTTAATTCTTGCTGTTCAAGCACTTGCTCATATTGCAAAACGCTTACTCTCTGCCCAGAATGCACTCATTTTGTCTGCATTAGCCTCTGGTTTTGTATCAAGTACAGCCACTATTGCCAGCTTAGGTATGGAAGTGCGTGCAGGACGTGCGGAAGCAGTGCCCAATGCAGGTGCTGCATTACTATCTTGCGTAGCTACCCTTTTACAACTCCTCCTCATCGTCGCAGGGATTAATTTAAGTTGGTTCAAGCTCATTATTCTGCCGGCATTCGTAGCCATGAGTATTCTGATACTGTGGGGACTGTGGCTCATGCGTAAAACTAAACCCACTACTCCAACAGAACATCCGGATGGGCGCATGTTTAGCCTGAAAGAAGCTGCAATTATTGCAGCAACACTCACAATTATTCAGGCAGTCGTTTATGGGTTAAGTTTACTTTTAGGCGATGCAGGCTTAATTATAGGGACGCTTTTAGCATCTTTATTTGAAATCCATGCAGCAATGGCTGCAATTGTTGTACAAGGGGATCCCTCCAATCATACGCTTGTCTATGCCCTCATTTTAGGAATGGTAGCCCATGCAATCGCCAAATCTATTAATGCAAGCCTCACAGGAGGACGTAAATATGCCCTAGCCTTTGCACCTGCTCAAATTTTACATATGCTGGTTTTTATTTTGATTTTATGGTGGATGATTTCTTAA
- a CDS encoding response regulator transcription factor translates to MRILLAEDDHSQAESIKTWLEMDGYSVDWVDRGDYAIHAIQQHQYDCVLLDRGLPQATGDDILKTIRKRQQDIPVIFITARDSIHDRVEGLDLGANDYLVKPFSLEELSARVRAQLRLQQSSTGQYLSFANLQLDPQAKVVQQNGQVIHLTAKEFQILYKLMQKPEHIVTREQLEESLYAWGEEIESNAIEVFIYQLRKKIGSSLIKTVRGLGYRMNQDG, encoded by the coding sequence ATGCGTATATTATTAGCTGAAGATGATCATTCCCAAGCCGAGAGTATTAAAACTTGGTTAGAAATGGATGGTTATAGTGTGGATTGGGTTGACCGTGGAGACTACGCTATTCATGCCATACAACAGCATCAATATGACTGTGTTTTGTTGGATCGAGGTTTACCGCAAGCCACGGGAGATGACATTCTTAAAACCATCAGAAAACGCCAGCAAGATATTCCAGTCATTTTTATTACGGCAAGAGACAGCATTCATGACCGTGTTGAAGGCTTAGATTTAGGGGCCAATGACTATTTGGTCAAACCGTTTAGTTTGGAAGAATTATCAGCGCGAGTCCGTGCACAATTACGTTTGCAGCAATCATCTACAGGTCAGTATTTATCTTTTGCCAATTTACAACTTGATCCACAAGCCAAGGTTGTTCAGCAAAATGGGCAGGTGATTCATCTTACCGCGAAAGAATTTCAGATTTTATATAAATTAATGCAAAAACCTGAACATATTGTGACCCGAGAACAACTCGAAGAGTCGCTATATGCGTGGGGCGAAGAAATTGAAAGTAATGCCATAGAAGTATTTATTTATCAATTACGTAAGAAAATTGGCTCTAGTTTGATAAAAACAGTTCGAGGACTAGGCTATCGAATGAATCAGGATGGTTAA